In one window of Nitrospirota bacterium DNA:
- a CDS encoding branched-chain amino acid ABC transporter permease: protein MFTQQLINGLTLGGVYALIALGYTMVYGILGLINFAHGEIYMLGAYLGIIFLAFFTAIGLTSYSFPLALILTFVLSVVFCSSYGFTIEKIAYKPLRNAPRLSPLISAIGVSIFLQNYVMLTQGATDKIFPHLFEKAGIELMGARVTYTQIFIIAASAILMLSLNLFITKTRRGKAMRAVAQDKVMASLVGININTVISETFIIGSGLAAVAGLMVAAYYGLVNYSIGYMAGIKAFTAAVLGGIGSIPGAMFGGILLGLIESFSAGYISSEYKDAYAFIILIIILFIKPSGLFGKTQEEKV, encoded by the coding sequence GTGTTCACCCAGCAGTTAATCAACGGCCTTACGCTCGGCGGCGTGTATGCGCTTATAGCGCTCGGCTACACAATGGTCTACGGCATACTTGGGCTTATAAATTTCGCGCACGGCGAGATTTATATGCTCGGCGCATATCTCGGAATTATATTTCTTGCTTTTTTCACGGCAATAGGACTTACATCATACAGCTTTCCGCTTGCGCTGATTCTGACGTTTGTTCTCTCTGTCGTCTTCTGTTCATCCTATGGTTTTACAATAGAAAAGATTGCGTATAAGCCTCTGAGGAATGCGCCGCGGCTCAGTCCTTTGATAAGCGCAATAGGCGTGTCAATATTCCTCCAGAATTATGTGATGCTTACGCAGGGAGCAACCGATAAAATTTTCCCGCATCTTTTTGAAAAGGCAGGAATTGAACTTATGGGGGCAAGAGTTACATATACGCAAATTTTCATAATAGCGGCCTCAGCAATCTTAATGCTCTCTTTGAATCTGTTTATCACAAAGACACGAAGGGGCAAAGCAATGAGGGCGGTTGCGCAGGATAAGGTGATGGCGTCACTCGTTGGGATAAACATAAATACCGTCATCTCAGAGACCTTTATAATAGGTTCAGGCCTTGCCGCAGTTGCCGGCCTTATGGTTGCGGCGTATTATGGCCTTGTGAATTATTCTATTGGCTATATGGCAGGAATTAAGGCATTCACGGCAGCAGTATTAGGCGGCATCGGAAGCATTCCGGGCGCAATGTTCGGCGGAATCCTTCTCGGTCTTATTGAGAGCTTCAGCGCGGGCTACATATCAAGTGAATACAAGGATGCATACGCATTTATCATATTGATTATCATTCTGTTTATTAAACCCTCAGGCCTGTTCGGAAAAACACAGGAAGAAAAAGTATGA
- a CDS encoding branched-chain amino acid ABC transporter permease, protein MLNMFKKYVGTMKGVFSDFKKYLSGRIRIKLPESKTRSIALTLLMSVVVMALPFYGHDYLIDIAVLSGIYIILAQGLNIVVGFTGLLNLGFVAFYAIGAYSYALLNTKLGLGFWASLPLSVMLVTLSGFILAIPALRLRGDYLAIVTLGFGEIVRLVLNNWDSFTKGPNGISGIEPPHIFGMQISKLGQFYYFIIIFVLLAVFVIRRVSASRIGRAWIAIREDEIASSSIGINTTAYKLYSFAFGAFWAGLAGVLFAAKMQFVSPESFTFMESVLVLCMVILGGLGSIPGVILGAIILVILPEMLREVQLYRMLALGSGLVMLMIFRPQGLMGGKGVSFRG, encoded by the coding sequence ATGCTGAACATGTTTAAAAAGTATGTTGGAACCATGAAGGGAGTTTTCAGCGATTTTAAAAAATACCTTTCAGGCAGAATCAGGATAAAACTGCCGGAATCAAAAACTCGTTCAATAGCCCTGACTCTTCTCATGTCTGTCGTTGTCATGGCCCTGCCTTTTTACGGGCATGATTATCTGATTGACATTGCAGTGCTTTCAGGCATCTACATAATACTGGCACAGGGATTGAATATAGTTGTAGGTTTTACCGGATTATTAAACCTCGGCTTTGTAGCTTTCTATGCGATAGGCGCATATTCCTATGCGCTTCTCAATACAAAACTGGGGCTCGGTTTCTGGGCGTCTCTGCCTCTTTCAGTCATGCTTGTAACTTTATCGGGATTCATACTCGCTATTCCGGCATTGAGGCTGAGGGGAGATTATCTTGCCATAGTGACTCTCGGCTTTGGAGAAATTGTGAGGCTTGTGCTGAATAACTGGGATTCTTTTACTAAGGGGCCGAACGGAATCAGCGGAATTGAGCCGCCGCATATTTTCGGGATGCAGATAAGCAAACTGGGGCAGTTCTATTATTTCATCATTATATTTGTGCTGCTTGCCGTATTCGTAATAAGAAGGGTATCTGCATCAAGGATTGGAAGGGCCTGGATAGCGATAAGAGAGGATGAGATTGCATCATCTTCCATAGGGATAAATACAACAGCATACAAGCTTTATTCATTTGCATTCGGAGCATTCTGGGCCGGGCTTGCAGGAGTTCTCTTTGCCGCTAAGATGCAGTTTGTATCTCCTGAGAGTTTCACATTCATGGAGTCTGTTCTGGTACTTTGCATGGTGATACTCGGAGGGCTGGGAAGCATTCCGGGTGTAATATTAGGGGCAATAATACTCGTTATACTCCCTGAGATGCTCAGAGAAGTGCAGTTATACCGCATGCTTGCGCTTGGAAGCGGGCTTGTCATGCTGATGATATTCAGGCCGCAGGGGTTGATGGGAGGGAAGGGTGTATCTTTTAGAGGTTAG
- a CDS encoding ABC transporter ATP-binding protein, producing MYLLEVRDLTKHFGGIRAIEEVRFRAKEGSIMSIIGPNGAGKTTLFNCLTGITRPTKGAISFFDREITGLKPDSIVRLGVARTFQNIRLFREMTVIENVMVSQHCRTQSGLLSAIIRSSSFRDEEKAIREKALEYLELVGLEAYSDTIAGSLPYGSQKRLEIARAIATEPRLILLDEPTAGMNPQETGEMMGLIKKLQELGKTIILIEHDMKVVMGISENIVVLDHGVKIAEGTPSEIKSNPMVIEAYLGKEH from the coding sequence GTGTATCTTTTAGAGGTTAGGGACCTCACAAAACATTTTGGCGGAATAAGAGCGATAGAGGAAGTCAGGTTCAGGGCTAAGGAAGGCTCTATCATGAGCATCATCGGGCCTAACGGCGCAGGGAAGACAACACTCTTTAACTGCCTTACAGGAATAACCCGGCCGACAAAGGGAGCGATAAGTTTTTTTGACAGGGAGATAACAGGGCTTAAGCCAGACAGCATTGTGAGGCTCGGCGTAGCAAGGACCTTTCAGAATATAAGGCTATTCAGGGAGATGACCGTCATTGAGAATGTTATGGTATCGCAGCACTGCAGGACACAGTCAGGACTCCTGTCAGCAATAATCAGGAGCAGCAGCTTCAGGGATGAAGAGAAGGCAATAAGGGAAAAGGCGCTTGAATATCTTGAACTCGTCGGGCTGGAGGCATATTCTGACACTATTGCAGGAAGTCTTCCATACGGAAGCCAGAAGAGGCTTGAAATAGCGAGGGCGATTGCAACAGAGCCGAGGCTCATTCTTCTTGATGAGCCAACGGCAGGCATGAACCCGCAGGAGACAGGAGAGATGATGGGGCTTATTAAAAAACTTCAGGAACTCGGCAAGACGATAATTCTTATAGAGCATGATATGAAGGTTGTAATGGGGATTTCGGAGAATATTGTAGTGCTGGACCACGGCGTTAAGATTGCGGAAGGAACTCCTTCTGAGATAAAGAGCAATCCGATGGTGATAGAGGCGTATCTTGGAAAGGAACACTAA
- a CDS encoding ABC transporter ATP-binding protein, producing MLELNDIHTFYGPIEALKGITLKVNQGEIVCLIGNNGAGKSTTLMTISGILKPKAGTISFIGSDISDMPPHSIVEMGISHVPEGRRIFPKLTVKENLEMGAYSKKSKFKNQNSKIKSQFDKVYEMFPVLREREKQLGGTLSGGEQQMLAISRALMPEPKLLLLDEPSLGLAPIIVSRIFKAIQEINKEGVTILLVEQNAHAALNLSGRGYVLETGRIKMHGQGKELLNSEEVRKAYLGE from the coding sequence ATGTTAGAGCTTAATGACATACACACATTCTACGGCCCGATAGAGGCCTTGAAAGGCATTACCCTGAAAGTAAATCAGGGTGAAATAGTATGCCTTATAGGGAACAACGGCGCAGGGAAATCCACCACGCTCATGACCATATCCGGCATATTAAAGCCTAAGGCTGGAACAATATCTTTTATCGGAAGTGACATCTCCGATATGCCGCCTCACAGCATTGTTGAAATGGGGATAAGCCATGTGCCTGAAGGGAGGAGGATATTCCCAAAGCTTACCGTAAAGGAAAATCTCGAAATGGGAGCGTACTCAAAAAAATCAAAATTCAAAAATCAAAATTCAAAAATCAAATCTCAATTTGATAAAGTCTATGAGATGTTTCCTGTGCTTCGGGAGCGGGAGAAGCAATTGGGCGGGACTCTGAGCGGCGGAGAACAGCAGATGCTTGCGATATCAAGGGCGTTGATGCCGGAGCCGAAGCTTCTTCTCCTTGACGAGCCGTCACTGGGGCTTGCGCCGATAATAGTGAGCAGGATATTTAAGGCGATACAGGAAATAAATAAGGAAGGAGTTACAATCCTGCTTGTTGAACAGAATGCGCATGCAGCCTTAAATCTATCAGGCAGAGGATATGTCCTTGAAACCGGCAGGATAAAGATGCACGGGCAGGGGAAGGAACTTTTGAATAGTGAAGAGGTAAGGAAGGCGTATCTGGGAGAATAA
- the rplU gene encoding 50S ribosomal protein L21: MYAIIETGGKQYKVSSGDTIKVDKMAEAAGSAVTLDKVLAVVRDEKGKKNKIGAPFVKGAEVKAEVIGAVKGDKVIVHKQRPRKVYRKTNGHRQQYTALKINEIVIGGKDGA; this comes from the coding sequence ATGTATGCAATTATAGAAACAGGCGGAAAGCAATATAAAGTCTCATCAGGCGATACGATAAAGGTGGATAAGATGGCTGAAGCAGCCGGCTCTGCCGTGACGCTGGATAAAGTGCTTGCAGTAGTCAGGGATGAGAAAGGCAAGAAGAATAAAATAGGCGCTCCTTTTGTAAAGGGCGCAGAGGTTAAGGCTGAGGTAATAGGCGCTGTAAAAGGCGACAAGGTCATTGTGCATAAGCAGAGGCCGAGAAAGGTGTACAGAAAAACCAACGGGCACAGGCAGCAGTATACAGCACTGAAGATAAACGAGATTGTAATCGGAGGAAAAGATGGCGCATAA
- the rpmA gene encoding 50S ribosomal protein L27 has protein sequence MAHKKGVGSSRNGRDSESQRLGVKIYGGQVVRAGNIIVRQRGTKFHPGFNVGKGTDDTLFAKVDGKVSFERKNRSMLKISVYPITEPAVEQTVAAS, from the coding sequence ATGGCGCATAAAAAAGGCGTAGGAAGTTCAAGAAACGGCCGTGACAGCGAGTCTCAGCGTCTCGGCGTTAAGATATACGGAGGGCAGGTAGTCCGTGCAGGCAATATCATTGTAAGGCAGAGGGGCACAAAGTTCCATCCGGGATTTAATGTCGGAAAAGGAACTGACGATACTCTGTTTGCAAAGGTTGACGGCAAAGTTTCTTTTGAGAGGAAGAACCGCTCAATGCTCAAGATAAGTGTATATCCGATAACAGAGCCCGCAGTAGAGCAGACCGTAGCAGCAAGTTAG
- a CDS encoding EamA family transporter, which translates to MWVVFALISAFTLATSDALTKKALKDSNEYLAAWFRFFFSLPLLLILCPFIPVPKLDAEFYRAFAIALPLEIVTIILYIKALRVSPLSLTLPFLAITPVFLIFISYLIVGEKVSFRGGAGIFLIAAGSYTLNISEIKKGILEPFRSIPREKGSVFMIGVALIYCFTASLGKIAIEHSSPLFFVITYYIALTICFAPIAFWMGRKELGVFFRDKQFRKLVLPGVFFAVMAATHMLAMNLTKVAYMISVKRLSLIIGIMYGYFLFREENIKERFLGAVLMLIGFVLVVTAL; encoded by the coding sequence ATGTGGGTGGTTTTTGCGTTAATATCAGCTTTTACTCTCGCAACAAGCGATGCGCTTACCAAAAAGGCTTTGAAAGACAGCAATGAATATCTTGCCGCCTGGTTCAGGTTCTTTTTTTCTCTCCCCCTGCTCCTGATTCTCTGTCCCTTTATTCCAGTGCCGAAACTTGATGCGGAATTTTACAGGGCCTTTGCAATCGCACTGCCGCTTGAGATTGTGACGATTATCCTGTATATAAAAGCTTTGAGGGTTTCGCCCCTCAGCCTCACGCTTCCGTTCCTTGCGATTACACCTGTGTTTTTAATTTTCATCTCCTATCTGATTGTTGGGGAGAAAGTCTCGTTCCGGGGAGGCGCAGGCATATTCCTCATTGCAGCGGGAAGTTATACACTGAATATCAGTGAAATAAAAAAAGGCATACTTGAGCCGTTCAGGAGCATACCAAGAGAAAAAGGCTCGGTCTTTATGATAGGAGTTGCGCTTATTTACTGTTTTACCGCATCTCTCGGCAAGATAGCGATAGAGCATTCCTCTCCTTTGTTTTTTGTAATAACCTATTACATAGCCCTGACAATTTGTTTTGCGCCCATAGCCTTCTGGATGGGCAGAAAGGAACTGGGAGTTTTTTTCAGAGACAAACAATTCAGGAAGCTTGTCCTCCCGGGTGTTTTTTTTGCCGTCATGGCAGCAACACACATGCTTGCCATGAACCTGACAAAAGTGGCTTATATGATTTCAGTGAAAAGGTTAAGCCTGATTATAGGGATAATGTACGGCTACTTTCTTTTCAGGGAAGAGAATATTAAAGAAAGATTCCTCGGCGCAGTCCTCATGCTCATCGGCTTTGTGTTGGTCGTAACGGCTTTGTGA
- the amrB gene encoding AmmeMemoRadiSam system protein B, translating to MRRSPAVAGQFYQGTASKLTQQVQQYININAVKEHTIGILSPHAGLIYSGSVAGEVYSAIEFPKTFVLIGPNHTGIGAKVSMMASGEWEIPTGVFSIDEKLSRRIAANTPIISEDAQAHAFEHSLEVQLPFIAYFSKEPSSALGGSGGPKIVPITVMSASLEECRLLGEGIAKSIKEVNYAVVIAASSDMSHYVPDDVARQKDKKAIEMIRSLKPEGLYEVVGRERISMCGYLPATIMLFAAKALGAIEARLVKYATSGEVSGDYDHVVGYAGMIVK from the coding sequence ATGAGAAGGTCTCCCGCAGTTGCAGGACAGTTCTATCAGGGCACAGCATCAAAACTGACACAGCAGGTCCAACAATACATAAACATCAACGCCGTAAAAGAACACACAATCGGGATACTCTCTCCTCATGCCGGACTCATATACTCGGGCTCTGTTGCAGGAGAGGTATACTCAGCAATAGAGTTTCCTAAAACATTTGTGCTTATAGGCCCTAATCATACAGGCATTGGCGCAAAGGTTTCCATGATGGCGTCAGGCGAATGGGAAATACCAACAGGTGTTTTTTCCATAGATGAGAAGCTTTCACGGAGAATAGCCGCAAACACACCGATAATTTCAGAGGATGCACAGGCACATGCATTTGAGCATTCACTTGAAGTGCAGCTTCCGTTCATAGCTTATTTTTCAAAAGAGCCGTCCTCCGCCTTAGGCGGATCAGGCGGGCCGAAGATCGTGCCGATTACAGTTATGTCAGCCTCTCTTGAAGAGTGCCGTTTGCTCGGCGAGGGAATCGCAAAATCAATAAAAGAGGTTAATTATGCCGTTGTCATAGCTGCAAGCTCTGACATGAGCCACTACGTGCCTGATGATGTAGCAAGGCAGAAAGACAAAAAAGCGATAGAAATGATTAGGTCCCTGAAACCTGAAGGGCTTTATGAAGTTGTAGGAAGGGAGAGAATTTCTATGTGCGGCTATCTTCCGGCAACAATAATGCTCTTTGCGGCAAAGGCGCTCGGAGCTATTGAGGCAAGGCTCGTAAAATACGCCACATCAGGCGAAGTCAGCGGAGACTATGACCATGTAGTGGGTTACGCAGGCATGATAGTGAAGTAG
- the dnaB gene encoding replicative DNA helicase, producing the protein MKDTDLTTNKLPPQNIEAEQSVLGAIMIENDAFPKIIEIITREDFYKESHRKIFDAMIELFEKNEPIDLITISEELRKRNDLDAVGGEPYLSALASQVPTAANIKYHSKIIREKALMRSLIKSASEIAGKVYEDNLDADELVDNAERIIFNISDKRIKASFVTLKDLIKGSFETIEYLYDKKSAITGVASGFTQLDELTSGFQRGDLIVIGGRPSMGKTAFSLDIARQVGVELKEPVAIFSLEMSKEQLALRMLCSEARVDSNSVRKGFIRKEDWSKLTNAAGKLTEAPVFIDDSSNINVLEMRAKARRLKLEHKGLSLIVVDYLQLMRGRGGFDKNREQEISEISRSLKALSKELQVPVIALSQLNRGVEQRNDKRPNLSDLRESGAIEQDADVIIFLYRDEFYNKDSNDRGKAEINVAKQRNGPTKTINLAFFPQYTRFENYSDREYQETEDVF; encoded by the coding sequence ATGAAAGATACAGACCTGACAACAAACAAGCTGCCGCCTCAGAACATTGAGGCAGAGCAGTCTGTCCTCGGCGCAATCATGATAGAAAACGATGCGTTCCCGAAAATCATCGAGATTATCACGCGTGAAGATTTTTACAAGGAATCGCACAGGAAAATTTTCGATGCGATGATAGAACTCTTTGAAAAAAACGAGCCTATTGACCTGATAACAATCTCGGAAGAACTCAGGAAAAGAAACGACCTTGACGCAGTGGGCGGAGAACCATATCTGTCCGCCCTTGCAAGCCAGGTTCCCACCGCTGCGAACATAAAATATCATTCAAAGATAATCCGCGAAAAAGCTCTCATGAGGTCGCTCATAAAATCCGCTTCTGAAATTGCAGGCAAGGTTTATGAAGACAACCTGGACGCCGACGAACTTGTTGATAATGCGGAGAGAATAATTTTCAATATATCGGACAAGCGCATAAAGGCGTCCTTTGTAACTTTGAAAGACCTGATAAAGGGCAGCTTTGAGACTATAGAGTACCTTTATGACAAAAAGAGCGCAATAACAGGCGTTGCGTCAGGGTTTACCCAGTTGGATGAGCTGACGTCAGGATTTCAGAGGGGCGACCTGATAGTAATAGGCGGAAGGCCTTCTATGGGGAAAACAGCATTCAGCCTTGATATTGCCCGTCAGGTTGGTGTTGAGCTGAAAGAACCAGTCGCAATATTCAGTCTGGAAATGTCAAAGGAACAGCTGGCGCTGAGAATGCTCTGTTCGGAAGCAAGGGTTGATTCCAACAGCGTAAGAAAAGGTTTCATAAGAAAAGAGGACTGGAGCAAACTCACCAATGCCGCAGGCAAACTCACAGAGGCGCCTGTCTTCATAGATGATTCCTCAAACATAAATGTCCTTGAGATGAGGGCTAAGGCGCGGCGGCTTAAACTTGAACACAAGGGATTAAGCCTTATAGTAGTGGACTACCTCCAGCTGATGAGAGGCAGAGGAGGCTTTGACAAGAACAGGGAACAGGAAATCTCCGAGATATCCCGTTCGCTCAAGGCGCTGTCCAAAGAACTGCAAGTGCCCGTAATAGCTCTGAGCCAGCTAAACAGAGGCGTAGAGCAAAGAAACGACAAAAGGCCTAATCTCTCTGATTTGAGAGAGTCAGGCGCAATAGAGCAGGATGCGGACGTCATAATCTTCCTCTACAGGGATGAATTCTACAATAAGGATTCTAATGACAGGGGCAAGGCGGAAATCAATGTTGCAAAGCAGAGAAACGGGCCGACCAAAACAATCAATCTCGCATTCTTCCCGCAATACACAAGGTTTGAAAATTACAGCGACAGGGAATATCAGGAAACTGAAGATGTCTTTTAA
- a CDS encoding 50S ribosomal protein L9 has protein sequence MKVILKEDVKNLGKMGDIVNAAEGYARNFLIPKKLAVEAITKNIKELEHQKKIIQAKAKKQKNSAQTLSGKIASLNLFIKAKAGEEEKLFGSITSMDIASALKNEGIDIDKKKISIEEPIKRLGAYTVSIKVHSDITTQLNITVIAE, from the coding sequence ATGAAAGTAATTCTCAAAGAAGACGTGAAGAATCTCGGCAAGATGGGCGATATTGTCAATGCCGCTGAAGGTTATGCAAGAAATTTTCTTATCCCAAAAAAACTGGCAGTGGAGGCAATCACAAAAAACATAAAGGAGCTTGAGCACCAGAAAAAAATAATTCAGGCAAAGGCAAAGAAACAGAAGAACTCGGCTCAGACGCTTTCCGGGAAAATAGCATCGCTTAACCTGTTCATAAAGGCAAAGGCGGGCGAAGAAGAGAAGCTCTTCGGCTCCATAACCTCGATGGACATTGCATCAGCGCTCAAAAATGAGGGCATTGATATAGACAAGAAAAAAATATCCATAGAAGAGCCGATTAAAAGGCTCGGCGCTTACACTGTGAGCATAAAGGTTCACTCTGATATAACAACACAACTGAATATTACGGTAATCGCAGAATAA
- a CDS encoding DUF86 domain-containing protein — translation MERIHQKIERIKEYLSLIRSIKEDCLKRFAADSIYRGALLHYLYLLTDSCIALAELVIKHKKLRPPQSYHEAFDILGDNKILEPDFAYSFAKVAGFRNFLAHDYEQIDAKFICEEIISRLKDVDIFINQIENNLGQN, via the coding sequence ATGGAAAGAATTCATCAAAAGATTGAAAGGATTAAGGAATATCTTTCATTAATCAGGTCAATCAAGGAGGATTGCCTGAAGCGTTTTGCCGCTGACTCAATTTATCGCGGGGCGCTGCTTCATTATCTTTATTTGCTTACAGACAGCTGCATAGCCCTTGCAGAGCTTGTCATTAAACACAAAAAACTCAGGCCCCCTCAGTCTTATCATGAGGCGTTTGATATATTGGGAGACAATAAGATATTAGAGCCTGATTTCGCCTATTCCTTCGCAAAGGTAGCAGGTTTCAGAAACTTCTTAGCGCATGACTATGAACAGATAGATGCAAAGTTCATCTGTGAAGAGATAATATCCAGACTTAAGGATGTGGATATTTTTATTAACCAAATTGAAAACAATCTGGGGCAGAACTAA
- a CDS encoding nucleotidyltransferase domain-containing protein: MSKEIIEIKDTLMPVFQKYGERILFAYLFGSVSQDEALPLSDIDIAVFFSGKAGESFFELRVSLYADICRALKRNDIDMVVLNTTRNIMLLDETIRQGVVLFDKDAEFREEFEHRILHRAIDFKEQRLSVIGI, from the coding sequence ATGAGTAAAGAAATAATAGAAATTAAGGATACCCTTATGCCGGTCTTTCAGAAATACGGTGAGAGAATTTTGTTTGCTTACCTCTTTGGTTCAGTCTCGCAGGATGAAGCCCTTCCCTTAAGTGATATAGATATTGCAGTGTTTTTCTCGGGCAAAGCGGGAGAATCTTTTTTTGAGTTGAGAGTCTCCTTGTATGCTGACATCTGCAGGGCATTAAAAAGGAATGACATTGATATGGTTGTCCTCAATACAACACGCAATATAATGCTTCTTGACGAGACAATAAGACAGGGTGTTGTTTTATTTGATAAAGATGCAGAATTCAGAGAAGAGTTTGAACACAGAATTCTGCACCGTGCAATTGACTTTAAAGAACAAAGGCTTTCTGTTATAGGGATTTAA
- a CDS encoding site-2 protease family protein, producing MKKIPWLHIVLFIATFFSTLTVGALQTQTIEDIIKTPSKITAGLPFSVTLMLILLCHELSHYIASRKHHVKATLPYFIPAPTLIGTLGAFIKMKSPITTREALIDIGASGPIAGFIVSLMAVIIGLPLSRIIVAKGLEGGLSLGDSLLFSLLSRLILGDLPESYDVLLHPIAFAGWIGFFVTALNLIPVGQLDGGHIAYALLGEKHENMSKILVLSMLILGFLFWEGWIIWAVLLLILGLRHPPVMYWETPLDGRRRLISWITAIIFILTFIPVPFKVMP from the coding sequence ATGAAAAAAATTCCGTGGCTGCACATAGTTCTTTTTATCGCCACATTTTTTTCCACTCTTACAGTGGGCGCACTCCAGACACAGACAATAGAAGACATAATTAAAACTCCGTCAAAAATAACAGCCGGACTGCCGTTTTCAGTTACCCTTATGCTTATACTTCTCTGTCATGAGTTATCGCATTATATTGCCTCAAGAAAGCATCATGTGAAGGCAACCCTGCCCTATTTCATTCCCGCGCCTACCTTAATTGGAACACTCGGCGCATTTATAAAAATGAAATCTCCCATCACTACAAGAGAAGCGCTTATAGACATTGGCGCATCAGGCCCTATCGCAGGCTTTATAGTCTCGCTTATGGCAGTCATCATAGGACTTCCGCTGTCCAGGATAATAGTGGCAAAAGGGCTGGAAGGCGGCCTGTCTCTCGGAGACTCTCTGCTTTTCTCTCTGCTTTCGCGATTAATTCTGGGCGATCTGCCGGAATCGTATGATGTGCTTTTGCACCCCATTGCATTTGCAGGGTGGATAGGTTTCTTTGTCACGGCGCTGAATCTGATACCCGTAGGCCAGCTTGACGGAGGGCACATTGCGTATGCCCTGTTGGGAGAAAAACATGAGAACATGTCAAAGATATTGGTCCTTTCCATGCTGATACTTGGGTTCTTATTCTGGGAGGGATGGATTATATGGGCCGTGCTCCTGCTTATTCTGGGTCTGAGGCATCCGCCTGTTATGTACTGGGAAACGCCTCTGGACGGCAGAAGAAGGCTCATCAGCTGGATTACGGCAATAATATTCATCCTGACATTTATTCCTGTGCCGTTTAAGGTAATGCCGTAA